One genomic segment of Pseudomonas chlororaphis subsp. aurantiaca includes these proteins:
- the leuA gene encoding 2-isopropylmalate synthase, with amino-acid sequence MSMLKDPSSKYRAFPTINLPDRTWPSKTITRAPIWCSSDLRDGNQSLIEPMDAVKKLRFWKTLVAVGVKEIEASFPAASQTDFDFVRTLIEGGHIPDDTTIQVLTQAREDLIARTFESLRGAKKAIVHLYNATSPSFRRIVFNQDKEGVKEIAVNAAKLFVKYAAQQPETQWQFEYSPETFSATELEFAKEVCDAVIEVWNPTPANKVILNLPATVEVATPNIYADQIEWFGRHINRRDSVIISLHTHNDRGTGVAATELGLMAGADRVEGCLFGNGERTGNVDLVTVALNLYTQGIDPELDFSDIDGVRKVVEECNQIPVHPRHPYVGDLVHTAFSGSHQDAIRKGFAQQKSDALWEVPYLPIDPADIGRSYEAVIRVNSQSGKGGIAYLLEQEYGISLPRRMQIEFSQVVQRETDRLGLEMTAQQIHALLHSEYLQANTPYALVSHRLQEENGHSAVEVEVSSKGQGETNLHWRGKGNGALEALVAGLPVPVEIMDYNEHAIGAGTNAKAAAYIELRVNGERAVHGVGIDENITTASFKALFSALNRSLSQLDAKAA; translated from the coding sequence ATGAGCATGCTCAAAGACCCTTCCTCTAAGTACCGCGCGTTCCCGACCATCAACTTGCCGGACCGCACCTGGCCATCGAAGACCATCACCCGCGCGCCGATCTGGTGCAGCTCCGACCTGCGTGATGGCAACCAGTCGTTGATCGAGCCGATGGATGCGGTGAAGAAGCTGCGCTTCTGGAAAACCCTGGTCGCCGTCGGTGTGAAAGAAATCGAGGCCTCCTTCCCGGCCGCTTCGCAGACCGACTTCGACTTCGTCCGCACCCTGATCGAAGGCGGCCACATCCCGGACGACACCACCATCCAGGTGCTGACCCAGGCCCGTGAAGACCTGATCGCCCGTACCTTCGAATCGTTGCGCGGGGCGAAGAAAGCCATTGTCCACCTGTACAACGCCACCAGCCCATCGTTCCGCCGCATTGTCTTCAACCAGGACAAGGAAGGCGTGAAAGAGATCGCAGTGAACGCTGCCAAGCTGTTCGTAAAATACGCCGCCCAGCAGCCGGAAACCCAATGGCAGTTCGAATACTCGCCAGAGACCTTCAGCGCCACTGAGCTGGAGTTCGCCAAGGAAGTCTGCGACGCGGTGATCGAGGTCTGGAACCCGACGCCAGCCAACAAGGTGATCCTCAACCTGCCGGCCACCGTCGAAGTCGCCACGCCGAACATCTATGCCGACCAGATCGAATGGTTCGGCCGCCACATCAACCGTCGTGACAGCGTGATCATCAGCCTGCACACCCACAACGACCGGGGTACTGGCGTAGCCGCTACCGAGCTGGGCCTGATGGCCGGCGCCGACCGCGTCGAAGGTTGCCTGTTCGGCAACGGCGAACGTACCGGCAACGTCGACCTGGTCACCGTGGCCCTGAACCTCTATACCCAGGGCATCGATCCGGAGCTGGACTTCTCCGATATCGACGGCGTGCGCAAAGTGGTCGAAGAGTGCAACCAGATCCCGGTGCACCCTCGTCATCCGTATGTCGGCGACCTGGTTCACACCGCCTTCTCCGGCTCGCACCAGGATGCGATCCGCAAGGGCTTCGCCCAGCAGAAATCCGATGCGCTGTGGGAAGTACCGTACTTGCCGATCGACCCAGCCGACATCGGTCGCAGCTACGAGGCGGTGATTCGCGTCAACAGCCAGTCGGGCAAAGGCGGTATCGCCTACCTGCTGGAGCAGGAATACGGCATCAGCTTGCCGCGTCGCATGCAGATCGAGTTCAGCCAGGTGGTACAGCGTGAAACCGATCGCCTGGGCCTGGAGATGACCGCCCAGCAGATCCACGCGCTGCTCCACAGCGAATACTTGCAGGCCAACACCCCGTACGCGCTGGTCAGCCATCGCCTGCAGGAAGAAAACGGCCACAGCGCCGTGGAAGTGGAAGTGTCCAGCAAGGGCCAGGGCGAGACCAACCTGCACTGGCGCGGCAAGGGCAATGGCGCCCTGGAAGCCCTGGTGGCCGGCTTGCCGGTTCCGGTGGAAATCATGGACTACAACGAGCACGCCATCGGCGCGGGCACCAACGCCAAGGCCGCGGCCTATATCGAACTGCGTGTGAACGGCGAACGTGCGGTGCACGGTGTGGGTATCGATGAAAACATCACTACCGCCAGCTTCAAGGCCCTGTTCAGCGCGCTGAACCGCTCCCTGAGCCAGCTGGACGCCAAAGCCGCCTGA
- a CDS encoding amidohydrolase — MRDLSALPNLNVALIQTSLVWHDRQANLEHFELLLEQARGADLIILPEMFTTGFSMESEALAEAENGPTSKWLRSQAARLDAVVTGSVIIQATDGSHRNRLLWARPDGEVWHYDKRHLFRMAGEHDHYTPGERQVQFELKGWRVRPLICYDLRFPVWSRDARDTDLLLYTANWPGARRQHWNRLLPARAIENLCYVAAVNRVGTDGKGFAYTGDSQVLDFQGETLLSAGEADGVFQVCLNAADLAAYRARFPAYLDADTFEFTQA, encoded by the coding sequence ATGCGTGATCTGAGTGCTTTACCCAATCTGAATGTGGCGCTGATCCAGACCTCCCTGGTCTGGCACGACCGCCAGGCCAATCTCGAGCACTTCGAGCTGTTACTCGAACAGGCCCGGGGCGCCGACCTGATTATCCTGCCGGAAATGTTCACCACCGGATTTTCCATGGAGTCCGAAGCCCTTGCCGAGGCGGAAAACGGTCCGACCAGCAAGTGGCTGCGCAGCCAGGCTGCCAGGCTCGATGCGGTGGTCACCGGCAGCGTGATTATCCAGGCCACCGACGGCAGTCACCGCAACCGCCTGCTGTGGGCGCGTCCCGACGGTGAGGTCTGGCATTACGACAAGCGCCATTTGTTCCGCATGGCGGGCGAGCACGATCACTACACACCGGGCGAGCGCCAGGTGCAGTTCGAACTCAAGGGTTGGCGGGTCAGGCCGCTGATCTGCTACGACCTGCGTTTTCCGGTATGGAGCCGCGATGCACGGGATACCGACTTGCTGCTGTACACGGCCAACTGGCCGGGGGCGCGGCGTCAGCACTGGAATCGCTTGTTGCCGGCCAGGGCCATCGAAAACCTGTGTTATGTGGCGGCGGTCAATCGGGTCGGCACCGACGGCAAGGGGTTTGCCTACACCGGGGATAGCCAGGTGCTGGATTTCCAGGGCGAGACCCTGCTCAGCGCCGGTGAGGCCGACGGGGTATTCCAGGTCTGCCTGAATGCCGCGGACCTGGCGGCCTATCGCGCGCGCTTTCCAGCCTACCTCGATGCCGACACCTTCGAGTTCACCCAGGCTTAA
- a CDS encoding pyridoxal phosphate-dependent aminotransferase: MITSKLPNVGTTIFTQMSQLAVETGALNLSQGFPDFDGPQALRDAVARHIASGHNQYAPMTGLPALRQQVAAKIARSYGVQVNADTEVTITPGATQAIFCAIHAVIQPGDEVIVFDPCYDSYEPSVELAGGRCVHVQLGLNDFAIDWQKLGEALSPRTRMIILNAPHNPSGALISRAELDQLAALIRDRDIYLVSDEVYEHLVFDGIPHVSVLAHEELYQRAFVVSSFGKTYHVTGWKTGYVVAPPALSTELRKVHQYVSFCGVTPLQYALADYMAEHPEHVEELPGFYQAKRDLFCDLLGPSRFSFTRVAGTYFQLVDYSRIRPDLNDVEMAIWMTREHGVATIPVSVFYREPPQGQRLVRLCFAKREETLRQAAEKLCVI; this comes from the coding sequence ATGATCACCAGTAAGCTGCCGAATGTCGGCACCACCATCTTCACGCAAATGTCGCAGCTCGCCGTGGAAACCGGCGCGCTGAACCTGTCCCAGGGTTTTCCCGATTTCGATGGTCCGCAGGCCCTGCGCGATGCGGTCGCCCGGCATATCGCCAGCGGCCACAACCAATACGCACCGATGACCGGCCTGCCAGCCTTGCGCCAGCAAGTGGCGGCCAAGATCGCCCGCAGTTATGGCGTGCAGGTGAATGCCGACACCGAGGTAACCATCACTCCGGGCGCCACCCAGGCGATCTTCTGTGCCATCCATGCAGTGATCCAGCCCGGTGATGAAGTAATCGTCTTCGATCCTTGCTATGACAGCTATGAGCCTTCGGTGGAACTGGCCGGCGGGCGTTGTGTGCATGTGCAGTTGGGCCTGAACGATTTCGCCATCGACTGGCAGAAGCTCGGCGAGGCGCTGAGCCCGCGTACGCGGATGATCATTCTCAACGCGCCGCACAACCCCAGCGGGGCCCTGATCAGCCGTGCGGAACTGGATCAGTTGGCGGCGCTGATTCGTGATCGGGACATCTATCTGGTCAGCGACGAGGTGTACGAGCACCTGGTATTCGACGGCATCCCCCACGTCAGCGTGCTGGCCCATGAAGAGCTGTACCAGCGGGCATTCGTGGTCAGTTCCTTCGGCAAGACCTATCACGTGACCGGCTGGAAAACCGGCTACGTGGTCGCTCCACCGGCCCTGAGTACCGAGCTGCGCAAGGTGCATCAATATGTCAGCTTCTGCGGGGTGACCCCTTTGCAGTACGCTCTGGCGGACTACATGGCCGAACACCCGGAACATGTCGAAGAGCTTCCCGGTTTCTATCAGGCCAAGCGCGATCTGTTCTGCGACCTGCTGGGGCCTTCGCGGTTCAGCTTTACCCGGGTGGCCGGTACTTACTTCCAGCTGGTGGACTACTCGCGGATCCGCCCGGACCTGAATGATGTCGAGATGGCGATCTGGATGACCCGCGAGCACGGCGTCGCGACCATTCCGGTGTCGGTGTTCTACCGCGAGCCACCGCAAGGACAGCGTCTGGTAAGGCTATGCTTTGCCAAACGTGAGGAGACGCTGCGTCAGGCAGCGGAGAAGCTATGCGTGATCTGA
- the der gene encoding ribosome biogenesis GTPase Der, whose amino-acid sequence MVPVIALVGRPNVGKSTLFNRLTRTRDAIVGDLSGLTRDRQYGEAKWQGRTYILIDTGGISGDEHGMDEKMAEQSLLAIEEADVVLFLVDAKAGFTAADQMIGEHLRKRNKTSYVIANKVDNIDPDMARAEFAPLGMGDAIPIAGAHGRGITQMLEIALREFPKDDADEPEEGEEEVVAEGEEAKRIPGPSEKDGIKIAIIGRPNVGKSTLVNRMLGEDRVIVYDQPGTTRDSIYIPFERNEEKYTLIDTAGVRKRGKIHEEVEKFSVVKTLQAIKDANVVIFVMDAREGVVDHDLNLLGFALEAGRALVIALNKWDGMDPRERDYVKTELERRLFFVDFADIHFISALHGTGVGNLYQSVQNSFKSAVTRWPTSRLTQILEDAVSEHAPPMVNNRRIKLRYAHLGGANPPLIVIHGNQVEKVPKSYVRYLENTYRRVLKLVGTPIRIEFKGGENPYEGNKNTLTDRQVNKKRRLMTHHKKAEKKRKDKR is encoded by the coding sequence ATGGTTCCCGTAATCGCCCTGGTGGGCCGACCGAACGTCGGCAAGTCCACCTTGTTCAACCGCCTGACTCGGACTCGCGACGCCATTGTCGGCGACCTGTCCGGTCTGACCCGTGATCGCCAATACGGTGAGGCCAAGTGGCAAGGGCGTACCTACATTCTGATCGACACCGGCGGTATCTCCGGTGACGAGCATGGCATGGACGAAAAGATGGCCGAGCAGTCGCTGCTGGCCATCGAAGAAGCTGATGTCGTCCTGTTCCTGGTAGACGCCAAGGCCGGTTTCACCGCGGCCGACCAGATGATCGGCGAGCACCTGCGCAAACGGAACAAGACCTCTTACGTGATTGCCAACAAGGTCGACAATATCGACCCTGACATGGCGCGTGCCGAGTTCGCCCCGCTGGGCATGGGCGACGCGATCCCGATCGCCGGTGCTCACGGCCGCGGTATCACGCAGATGCTGGAAATCGCCTTGCGCGAGTTCCCGAAAGACGACGCGGATGAGCCGGAAGAGGGTGAGGAAGAAGTCGTTGCCGAAGGCGAGGAAGCCAAGCGCATTCCGGGCCCGAGCGAAAAAGACGGGATCAAGATCGCCATCATCGGCCGGCCGAACGTGGGCAAGTCCACCCTGGTCAACCGCATGCTCGGCGAGGACCGGGTCATCGTCTACGACCAGCCCGGTACCACCCGCGACAGTATCTACATTCCCTTCGAGCGTAACGAAGAGAAGTACACGCTGATCGACACCGCCGGTGTGCGCAAGCGCGGCAAGATCCATGAGGAAGTCGAAAAGTTCTCGGTGGTCAAAACCCTGCAGGCGATCAAGGACGCCAACGTGGTGATCTTCGTCATGGACGCCCGCGAAGGTGTGGTGGACCACGACCTGAACCTGCTGGGCTTCGCCCTGGAAGCAGGTCGGGCCCTGGTCATCGCCCTGAACAAATGGGATGGCATGGACCCGCGCGAGCGTGACTATGTGAAGACCGAGCTGGAGCGCCGGCTGTTCTTCGTCGACTTTGCCGACATCCACTTCATCTCGGCGTTGCACGGTACTGGCGTGGGCAACCTCTACCAGTCGGTGCAGAACTCCTTCAAGTCCGCGGTAACCCGCTGGCCGACCAGCCGCCTGACGCAGATTCTCGAAGACGCCGTGAGCGAGCACGCGCCACCGATGGTCAACAACCGTCGCATCAAGCTGCGTTATGCCCACCTGGGTGGTGCCAACCCGCCGCTGATCGTGATCCACGGCAACCAGGTGGAGAAGGTGCCGAAGTCTTATGTGCGCTACCTGGAAAACACCTACCGGCGTGTTCTGAAGCTGGTCGGCACGCCGATCCGCATCGAATTCAAAGGTGGTGAAAACCCGTACGAAGGCAACAAGAACACGCTCACCGACCGTCAGGTCAACAAGAAGCGTCGCTTGATGACACACCACAAGAAGGCCGAGAAGAAGCGCAAGGACAAGCGCTGA
- the bamB gene encoding outer membrane protein assembly factor BamB, with translation MRDVIRWKHAALLALAVLAAGCSSNSKKELPPAELVDFKEEVVLQKQWSRSVGDGQGETYNMLVPAIDGSTIYAADVTGVVEALDRMNGDVKWKQDLELPVSGAVGVGYGLVMIGTLKGEVVALDASSGEEKWRARVTSEVLAPPSTNGDVVVVQTQDDRVIGLDAATGNQMWVYDSTPAVLTLRGTSAPITTNRLAVAGLSTGKVVALDIRNGVPVWEQRVAIPQGRSELDRVVDIDGGLLLSGGTLYVASYQGRVAALDLESGRPLWQRDASSYAGVAQGFGSVYVSLSSGTVESVDERSTTALWSNDSLARRQLSAPEVFSSYVAVGDLEGYLHLLSQVDGRFVGRERIDSDGLRARPLVVGNMIYVYGNSGKLEALTIK, from the coding sequence ATGCGTGACGTGATCCGTTGGAAACATGCAGCATTGCTGGCTCTGGCCGTTCTGGCCGCGGGTTGCAGCAGCAACAGCAAGAAAGAATTGCCACCTGCCGAACTGGTCGACTTCAAAGAAGAAGTGGTCCTGCAGAAACAGTGGAGCCGTTCGGTCGGTGACGGCCAGGGCGAAACCTACAACATGCTGGTTCCGGCGATCGACGGCAGCACCATCTACGCCGCCGACGTCACTGGCGTGGTAGAGGCGCTGGATCGCATGAACGGCGACGTCAAATGGAAACAGGACCTGGAGTTGCCTGTGTCCGGTGCCGTTGGCGTGGGTTACGGCTTGGTCATGATCGGTACCCTCAAGGGCGAAGTAGTCGCCCTGGATGCTTCGAGCGGCGAAGAGAAGTGGCGTGCGCGGGTGACCAGTGAAGTACTGGCTCCGCCGTCCACCAATGGCGATGTGGTTGTGGTCCAGACCCAGGATGACCGTGTGATTGGCCTCGACGCCGCCACCGGCAACCAGATGTGGGTCTATGACAGCACCCCGGCGGTACTGACCCTGCGTGGTACCAGTGCGCCAATCACCACCAACCGCCTGGCGGTCGCCGGTCTGTCGACCGGTAAAGTGGTGGCCCTGGATATCCGCAACGGCGTGCCGGTGTGGGAACAGCGCGTGGCCATTCCGCAAGGTCGTTCCGAGCTGGATCGTGTGGTCGACATCGACGGTGGCCTGCTGTTGTCCGGCGGCACCCTGTATGTCGCCAGTTACCAGGGTCGCGTAGCGGCGCTGGACCTGGAAAGCGGTCGTCCGCTCTGGCAGCGCGATGCTTCCAGCTATGCGGGTGTCGCTCAAGGTTTCGGCAGCGTCTATGTGAGCCTGTCTTCCGGCACAGTCGAAAGCGTCGACGAGCGTTCCACCACTGCACTGTGGAGCAACGACTCGCTGGCCCGCCGTCAACTGTCGGCCCCGGAAGTCTTCTCCAGCTACGTGGCGGTCGGTGACCTGGAAGGTTACCTGCACCTGCTGAGCCAGGTGGACGGTCGCTTCGTTGGCCGTGAGCGTATCGACAGCGATGGCCTGCGTGCGCGTCCGCTGGTGGTGGGCAACATGATTTATGTGTATGGCAACAGCGGCAAACTGGAAGCCCTGACCATCAAGTAA
- a CDS encoding tetratricopeptide repeat protein: MSSTEDEQLADLKDWWQRNGKPLVTGGLLALVIVFGWQAWHKYQNNQSQGASMLYQQLLETTLTPDGKPDAARVADLAGKLNSEFGGTAYAQYGSLFVAKVAVDTGKLDDAATELKAIADKPANPTLGEIARQRLAQVLAAQNKADEALKLLEGDADKAFLATREELKGDLLVQLGRTDEAHAAYEKAKAALSDEAAVGGLQIKLDDLAKGDA; this comes from the coding sequence GTGTCGAGTACCGAAGATGAACAGCTGGCGGATTTGAAGGACTGGTGGCAGCGCAACGGCAAACCCCTGGTCACCGGTGGCCTGTTGGCGCTGGTCATCGTGTTCGGCTGGCAGGCCTGGCACAAGTATCAGAACAATCAGTCGCAAGGCGCCTCGATGCTCTATCAGCAATTGCTGGAGACCACGCTGACGCCTGACGGCAAGCCGGATGCAGCCCGTGTCGCAGACCTGGCCGGCAAGCTCAACAGCGAGTTCGGCGGTACTGCGTACGCGCAATACGGCAGCCTGTTCGTCGCCAAGGTGGCGGTCGACACCGGCAAGCTGGACGACGCGGCTACCGAACTCAAAGCCATCGCCGACAAGCCGGCCAACCCGACGCTGGGCGAGATCGCCCGTCAGCGCCTGGCCCAGGTCCTGGCGGCGCAGAACAAGGCTGACGAAGCGCTGAAGCTGCTCGAAGGCGATGCCGATAAGGCATTCCTGGCCACTCGCGAAGAGCTCAAGGGCGACCTGCTGGTCCAATTGGGCCGTACCGACGAAGCCCATGCTGCGTACGAAAAAGCCAAGGCCGCGCTGTCCGATGAAGCGGCAGTCGGTGGCCTACAAATCAAGCTGGACGACCTGGCCAAAGGGGATGCGTGA